The following coding sequences lie in one Capnocytophaga stomatis genomic window:
- the pyrR gene encoding bifunctional pyr operon transcriptional regulator/uracil phosphoribosyltransferase PyrR: MSTENKYKKQLLSDTEMNVILHRLACELIENHGDFSNTAFVGIQPRGAFLAKRLVALLEEKYKIKNISLGLLDITFFRDDFRRGTKPLEANSTKIDFIVENKRVVFIDDVLHTGRSIRAALTAIQSFGRPSEIELLVLIDRRFSRHLPIQPDYKGRQVDAINEERVVVKWKENDGEDAIYIMNKG; the protein is encoded by the coding sequence ATGAGTACAGAGAATAAATACAAAAAGCAATTACTTTCAGATACTGAAATGAATGTAATTTTACATCGTTTGGCGTGTGAACTAATTGAAAATCACGGAGATTTTTCAAATACAGCTTTTGTTGGAATACAGCCAAGAGGAGCTTTTTTAGCGAAACGTTTGGTTGCATTACTTGAGGAGAAATACAAAATCAAAAATATTTCCTTGGGTTTGCTGGACATTACCTTTTTCCGTGATGATTTCCGCAGAGGAACCAAACCTTTGGAAGCCAATTCCACCAAAATTGATTTCATAGTTGAAAATAAACGAGTGGTTTTTATCGACGATGTGCTTCATACAGGAAGAAGCATTCGTGCGGCACTGACAGCGATTCAGTCATTTGGGCGTCCGTCGGAAATAGAACTTTTGGTACTTATCGACAGACGTTTCAGTCGGCATTTGCCTATTCAGCCCGATTACAAAGGAAGGCAAGTAGATGCGATTAATGAAGAACGCGTCGTGGTAAAATGGAAAGAAAACGATGGTGAAGACGCCATTTATATTATGAATAAAGGATAA
- a CDS encoding citrate synthase, producing the protein MSETVKLTFEGKEYEFPIVVGTENERGIDIDKLRALTGLITLDSGYKNTGSCKSAITYLDGEKGILRYRGYNIEELAEKADFLEVAYLLVFGELPTKSEYDKFIKTIHKYTLVHEEMKGILDGFPKTAHPMGILSSLTSALTAFNPKSVDVSCEKDVYEAVCKVIAKIPVLSSWVYRKREGLPLNYYNNELGYIENILQMTFSIPTEKYVMNPKVVSALNKLLILHGDHEQNCSTSTVRLVGSSHAGLFATIASGVSALWGPLHGGANQAVVEMLEDIKADGGDVEKYIKKAKDKDDPFRLMGFGHRVYKNFDPRAKIIKQAADEVLHSLGIDDPIFDIAKHLEKVALEDDYFKSRNLYPNVDFYSGIIYRALGMHVEMFTVLFAIGRLPGWIAQWKEMRQGNEPIGRPRQIYVGQTERKFVDINKR; encoded by the coding sequence ATGTCGGAAACAGTAAAACTAACATTTGAAGGAAAAGAATACGAGTTCCCTATCGTTGTGGGGACTGAAAATGAGAGAGGAATAGATATTGATAAACTCCGTGCTTTGACGGGGTTAATCACTTTGGATTCAGGTTATAAGAATACGGGGTCTTGCAAAAGTGCCATTACTTACTTGGACGGAGAAAAAGGAATTTTAAGATACAGAGGTTATAATATTGAGGAGTTAGCTGAAAAAGCGGATTTCCTGGAAGTAGCTTACTTATTGGTTTTCGGTGAGTTACCTACTAAATCGGAATATGATAAATTCATCAAAACCATTCATAAATACACTTTGGTTCACGAAGAGATGAAAGGTATTTTGGACGGATTCCCGAAAACGGCTCACCCAATGGGGATTTTATCTTCGCTTACCAGTGCTTTGACGGCATTCAACCCCAAATCGGTGGATGTTTCTTGCGAAAAAGACGTGTACGAGGCTGTGTGTAAGGTGATTGCAAAAATTCCGGTGCTGTCTTCTTGGGTGTATCGTAAGCGTGAAGGACTTCCGCTAAACTATTATAACAACGAATTAGGTTACATTGAGAACATTTTGCAAATGACTTTCTCAATTCCTACTGAGAAATACGTAATGAACCCGAAAGTGGTGAGTGCACTCAACAAACTACTTATTTTGCACGGCGACCACGAGCAAAACTGTTCTACATCAACGGTTCGTTTGGTGGGTTCGTCGCACGCGGGACTTTTTGCAACCATTGCATCGGGGGTTTCGGCACTTTGGGGGCCGCTTCACGGAGGTGCAAATCAAGCAGTTGTGGAAATGTTAGAGGACATCAAAGCCGATGGAGGTGATGTTGAAAAATACATCAAAAAAGCGAAAGATAAAGATGACCCGTTCCGACTTATGGGCTTCGGGCATCGTGTGTACAAGAATTTCGACCCGCGTGCTAAAATCATCAAGCAAGCTGCCGACGAAGTCTTACATTCATTAGGCATTGATGACCCAATATTTGACATCGCTAAGCATTTAGAGAAGGTAGCTTTGGAAGATGACTACTTCAAATCAAGAAATTTATACCCGAATGTCGATTTTTACTCAGGAATTATTTATCGTGCGTTGGGAATGCACGTAGAAATGTTCACCGTTTTGTTTGCTATCGGGCGTTTACCGGGTTGGATTGCACAATGGAAAGAAATGCGCCAAGGAAACGAACCAATCGGAAGACCAAGACAGATTTATGTTGGGCAAACTGAACGAAAATTTGTCGATATCAATAAAAGATAA
- a CDS encoding WG repeat-containing protein, with the protein MKCFSMVGIAQKYIRIIVFLICFTPFVVYSQIYKYDYVSYQSVNKRKAAKLNGKWGYINKRMKVVIPFEFDEVKTFKRRLAWVRKNDKWGLVTRRGKMKTALIYDSVEDFTEGLALVKRDNKYGYINRKGKEVIAPQYTSAKPFENGRAKVSIGSNMGFIDKTGKEIIPIIYNRVGDFSEDMVWVGNQKVGVMDNLGNMIVPLKYNVISNFSEGFARVTSKGKTGFIDKKGREVIPLKFNFAYSFNNGMAVIRNGDEEGAIDISGKVVVPTIYEYVDTFSEDLAYVKINNKYGYVNKQGKLVIPMIYDGAYPFSDGTAKVTKGGITYLIDSTGKELSIIKEENTKKLNKRLTAVKKDGKWGIFKRKRMIVPYKYDDIKNLTSDGLIAVVQNGKKGFINKKGKEAIPLVYDNISGNFLGGIAKVGINGKQGYINTKGEEIIPIQYDWVNDFFNDKKGTLTVERDGKRFEINMRNECVADCP; encoded by the coding sequence ATGAAGTGTTTTTCTATGGTAGGGATAGCTCAAAAATATATCAGAATTATAGTATTTTTAATATGTTTTACTCCTTTTGTGGTGTATAGTCAGATTTATAAATATGATTATGTGTCGTATCAGTCGGTAAATAAAAGAAAAGCTGCCAAACTTAACGGAAAATGGGGATACATTAACAAAAGAATGAAAGTAGTTATTCCGTTTGAGTTTGATGAAGTGAAAACTTTTAAAAGAAGATTGGCTTGGGTGCGAAAGAATGATAAATGGGGATTGGTAACCAGAAGAGGAAAAATGAAAACTGCTCTTATTTATGACAGTGTTGAAGATTTTACCGAAGGATTAGCTTTGGTTAAGCGTGATAATAAGTATGGTTATATCAATAGAAAAGGAAAAGAGGTGATTGCACCTCAATATACTTCGGCAAAACCCTTTGAAAATGGGAGAGCTAAAGTATCTATAGGGAGTAATATGGGATTTATCGACAAAACAGGAAAAGAAATTATACCGATTATTTATAATAGGGTGGGTGATTTTTCTGAAGATATGGTTTGGGTCGGAAATCAGAAGGTAGGTGTTATGGATAATTTAGGGAATATGATAGTTCCTTTAAAATATAATGTAATTAGTAACTTTTCTGAAGGATTTGCACGGGTAACTTCAAAAGGTAAAACAGGTTTTATTGATAAAAAGGGACGTGAAGTTATTCCTTTGAAATTCAATTTTGCATATTCGTTTAATAATGGAATGGCTGTGATAAGAAATGGAGATGAAGAGGGAGCAATTGACATTTCCGGAAAGGTGGTTGTACCAACAATTTATGAATATGTAGATACTTTTAGTGAAGATTTAGCATACGTTAAAATAAATAATAAATACGGATATGTAAATAAGCAAGGCAAGTTAGTAATCCCGATGATTTATGATGGAGCTTATCCTTTTAGTGATGGAACTGCAAAAGTTACGAAAGGAGGCATAACATATCTGATTGATAGTACAGGAAAAGAATTAAGTATTATCAAAGAAGAAAATACAAAAAAGCTAAATAAGAGACTTACAGCGGTAAAAAAAGATGGAAAGTGGGGAATTTTTAAGCGAAAAAGAATGATAGTTCCTTATAAATATGATGATATAAAAAATCTAACATCTGATGGATTGATAGCAGTTGTTCAAAATGGTAAAAAAGGATTTATAAATAAGAAAGGGAAAGAAGCCATTCCGTTAGTGTATGATAATATATCGGGAAACTTTCTTGGAGGTATAGCAAAGGTAGGTATAAATGGCAAACAAGGCTATATAAATACAAAAGGAGAAGAAATTATCCCCATACAATACGATTGGGTAAATGATTTTTTTAATGATAAAAAAGGAACATTAACTGTAGAACGCGATGGAAAGCGATTTGAGATTAATATGCGAAATGAATGTGTAGCAGACTGTCCTTAA
- a CDS encoding dimethylarginine dimethylaminohydrolase family protein encodes MLKVNVKNETNRLKAVILGTAQSNGATPTAEEAYDPKSLEHIKAGTYPIEKDMVAEMEAFKTVLEKYGVTVYRPEIIENCNQIFTRDIGFVIDDIFIKANILPDRENEYQAIEYIVNQIEKSKVVIPPDEVHIEGGDVMPWNDHIFIGTYKGSDYKNYITARTNMQGVQFIKDLFPNKIVKEFDLVKSNLEARDNALHLDCCFQPVGRNKGIIYKSGFREEADYVYLLELFGKENLFHITRDEMYHMYSNIFSIAPDVVVSEQKFTRLNNWLRDNGFVVEEIPYYEISKQEGLLRCSTLPLIRE; translated from the coding sequence ATGTTAAAAGTCAATGTTAAAAACGAAACGAACCGATTAAAGGCGGTTATCCTCGGTACTGCTCAAAGTAATGGAGCAACTCCGACAGCCGAAGAGGCGTATGACCCAAAATCGTTAGAGCATATCAAGGCTGGGACGTATCCTATCGAAAAAGATATGGTCGCTGAAATGGAAGCCTTCAAAACTGTGCTGGAAAAGTACGGAGTTACGGTATATCGACCGGAAATCATCGAAAATTGCAACCAAATCTTTACGCGCGATATCGGTTTTGTGATAGATGACATCTTCATCAAAGCAAATATATTGCCTGATAGAGAAAATGAATATCAAGCTATTGAATACATTGTAAACCAAATCGAAAAATCGAAAGTAGTTATTCCTCCTGATGAAGTACACATCGAAGGTGGGGACGTAATGCCTTGGAATGACCACATTTTCATCGGAACTTACAAAGGAAGCGACTACAAAAATTACATCACTGCCCGAACTAATATGCAAGGCGTGCAATTTATCAAGGATTTATTTCCGAATAAAATCGTAAAAGAGTTTGATTTGGTGAAATCTAACTTGGAAGCGAGGGATAATGCGTTACATTTGGACTGTTGTTTCCAACCTGTGGGCAGAAATAAAGGAATTATCTACAAAAGTGGTTTCCGTGAAGAGGCAGATTATGTATATTTGCTGGAACTTTTCGGAAAAGAGAACTTATTTCACATTACAAGAGACGAAATGTATCATATGTATAGCAATATTTTCTCGATTGCTCCCGATGTAGTGGTTTCCGAGCAGAAATTCACGCGTCTGAATAACTGGTTGCGAGATAATGGCTTCGTAGTGGAGGAAATTCCATACTATGAAATCTCAAAACAAGAGGGATTGCTCCGATGCTCTACCTTACCGCTCATCAGAGAGTAG
- the ctlX gene encoding citrulline utilization hydrolase CtlX, whose product MNKQITDSILMVRPVAFRMNEETAVNNYFQEQIDLKNEEINKKAQQEFDDFAQKLRNIGVNVIVIDDIKEQDTPDSIFPNNWISFHQTGNLALYPMFAENRRRERREDVLDLLEEKGYVIENVYDYTEAENDDVFLEGTGSMILDRVNRKAYCALSPRADEELFIEFCEDFEYTPVIFKAYQKVDGTSKLIYHTNVMMSVAETFAIICLDTIEDKKEQKSVTTHLKEDGKEIITITEAQMQQFAGNMLQVQGKDGAYLVMSGAAYRSLNPEQIKKIEKHCKILHSDLETIETCGGGSARCMMAEIFLPKEN is encoded by the coding sequence ATGAATAAACAAATAACTGATTCTATATTAATGGTTCGTCCTGTTGCGTTTCGGATGAACGAAGAAACAGCAGTGAACAACTATTTTCAAGAACAGATTGACTTGAAAAATGAAGAAATCAATAAAAAAGCACAACAGGAGTTCGATGATTTTGCTCAGAAGTTGCGAAATATTGGTGTGAATGTCATCGTAATTGATGATATCAAGGAACAAGATACGCCGGACTCGATATTTCCGAATAACTGGATTAGTTTTCATCAAACAGGGAACTTGGCATTATACCCGATGTTTGCCGAAAATCGTAGAAGGGAACGCAGAGAAGACGTGTTGGATTTACTCGAAGAGAAGGGGTACGTCATTGAAAATGTATACGATTACACCGAAGCCGAGAACGACGATGTTTTCTTAGAGGGAACGGGCTCAATGATATTAGACCGTGTAAACCGAAAAGCGTACTGTGCTTTATCGCCTCGTGCTGATGAAGAATTGTTTATTGAGTTCTGCGAAGATTTTGAGTACACGCCTGTAATTTTCAAGGCATATCAAAAAGTGGACGGAACTTCGAAACTTATTTATCATACCAACGTGATGATGTCCGTTGCCGAAACATTTGCTATCATTTGTTTGGATACTATTGAAGATAAAAAGGAACAAAAAAGCGTAACCACGCATTTAAAAGAAGATGGTAAGGAAATTATTACCATTACCGAAGCTCAAATGCAACAATTTGCGGGCAATATGTTACAGGTTCAAGGAAAAGATGGTGCGTACCTCGTGATGAGTGGTGCGGCGTATCGAAGTTTAAATCCGGAGCAGATAAAAAAAATAGAGAAGCATTGCAAAATATTACATTCTGATTTAGAAACTATTGAGACTTGCGGTGGCGGAAGTGCACGCTGTATGATGGCAGAAATTTTCTTACCGAAAGAAAACTGA
- a CDS encoding O-antigen ligase family protein, translating to MKSKNRKNNAEKESKATVSSVQSPKENASMNLLVSILLIAYGYVTVLTPNWLAFDSNAPKFYTFAILNLIVVALVSSIKDFREKSQMLFGFFTNKIGIAYGVIILFSILSFTKVINVEEAILHFFKVFTAFSAAWMVSALVIYNPKAVTSLAIAMTILLFYDSLKTFEGVSKIIKGTGTDGDIKSSYSNKNILASAMFIKIPFAVWLFYFKKNALRIFGGVGVVIGTLSIFFMSTRAFYIATFVILFVLVIYALINYFLLKKKQTAINVGMHALFVAIAFGVFSFVQGVMYPKAVRENTSFTARLATIGDEGNISNNLRKTAWTTTITEMIPNDPLLGVGIGNWKVRYLEYENSHSPHYIYMYKVHNDFLELTSETGIISGLAFLSIFLLMAYYFLRATYKNKDEGQEKWLFLPLLGLFSYSFDAFFNFPQDRPEIQSLFAIYVGLGVAFAVIYFRKSEVREFRKVSLPVVGFVAVVAVGANLANVLVEKMYFDSSKIQRMVKEEQQGIRKVKSPSTYLVQNYPKIPNLTAVAEPVDVEKARYLIDEKKFEQAREVLSSIDYHPWDGRREYFIAVSYFMEENKKIDSIYKYAHQARMIKPNFFGNTNLETYALNNMGREKESIELWKEFLNLKKSSEEQPKWKQILKEKLHVDVDRDGEKAKRLEAQAWNALAYLQEKNNLIEDAKATLDTAFVYLPNDKTIADNRSKITSRIHIQEFAPLFNNAAQLYQQKNYTGAITEFTNFLEKVPAHIEALRLRGISYYYTQQYENAIKDFARMEELGTPVNALINNFRASCYYMLGNKAKAKEFFQKAANEGNADAQKNLQNLTF from the coding sequence ATGAAATCAAAAAATAGAAAAAACAACGCTGAAAAGGAGAGTAAAGCAACCGTTTCAAGTGTTCAATCTCCAAAAGAGAATGCCTCTATGAATTTGTTGGTAAGTATTCTGTTAATAGCTTACGGATATGTTACAGTGCTTACTCCCAATTGGTTAGCATTTGATTCCAATGCTCCTAAATTCTATACATTTGCTATTCTGAATTTGATTGTAGTAGCGTTGGTGTCTTCTATTAAAGATTTTAGAGAAAAATCTCAAATGCTTTTCGGATTTTTTACCAATAAAATAGGAATTGCGTATGGTGTAATTATTTTATTTTCAATACTATCTTTTACTAAAGTAATTAATGTAGAAGAAGCAATTTTGCATTTTTTCAAAGTTTTTACGGCTTTTTCGGCTGCGTGGATGGTTTCTGCATTAGTGATTTACAATCCTAAAGCGGTTACTTCATTGGCGATTGCAATGACAATTTTGCTTTTCTACGATTCATTAAAAACTTTTGAAGGTGTATCAAAAATAATCAAAGGAACGGGAACTGATGGTGATATAAAATCCTCATATTCAAATAAAAACATACTTGCTTCGGCTATGTTTATCAAAATTCCGTTTGCTGTTTGGCTATTTTATTTCAAGAAGAATGCTTTGCGAATTTTCGGAGGAGTTGGAGTTGTAATTGGCACGCTTTCAATATTTTTTATGAGTACACGTGCTTTTTACATAGCTACGTTTGTAATTCTTTTTGTTTTAGTAATTTACGCCTTAATAAATTATTTTTTATTGAAGAAAAAACAAACGGCAATTAATGTTGGGATGCACGCTCTTTTTGTAGCTATTGCTTTTGGAGTGTTTTCGTTTGTTCAGGGAGTGATGTATCCGAAGGCAGTTCGGGAAAATACAAGTTTTACGGCTCGTTTGGCAACAATCGGAGATGAAGGAAACATAAGTAACAATCTCAGGAAAACAGCTTGGACAACAACAATTACCGAGATGATTCCTAATGACCCGCTTTTGGGCGTTGGAATCGGGAATTGGAAGGTGAGATATCTGGAATATGAAAATTCACATAGCCCACATTATATTTATATGTATAAGGTTCATAATGACTTTCTTGAACTTACGTCTGAAACTGGAATTATTTCAGGGTTAGCCTTTTTGAGCATATTTTTGTTGATGGCATACTACTTTCTTCGGGCGACTTACAAAAATAAAGACGAAGGACAAGAAAAATGGCTATTTTTGCCACTTCTTGGACTATTTTCATATTCGTTTGATGCCTTTTTCAATTTCCCGCAAGACCGACCCGAAATACAGTCACTTTTTGCGATATATGTAGGTTTGGGAGTTGCTTTCGCTGTTATTTATTTCAGAAAAAGTGAGGTTAGGGAATTCAGAAAAGTTAGTTTGCCAGTTGTTGGATTCGTGGCTGTCGTGGCAGTTGGGGCGAATCTGGCAAATGTTTTGGTTGAAAAAATGTACTTTGATTCTTCAAAAATCCAACGAATGGTAAAGGAAGAGCAACAAGGAATCAGGAAAGTAAAATCGCCATCAACATATTTGGTTCAGAATTATCCTAAAATACCAAATTTGACAGCTGTTGCCGAACCAGTGGATGTTGAAAAAGCTCGTTATTTGATTGATGAAAAAAAATTTGAACAGGCACGCGAGGTTCTTTCTTCTATAGATTATCATCCTTGGGACGGGCGTCGGGAGTATTTTATTGCAGTGTCATATTTTATGGAGGAAAACAAAAAAATTGACAGTATCTATAAATATGCACACCAGGCGAGAATGATAAAACCTAACTTCTTCGGAAACACAAATTTAGAGACTTATGCTTTGAACAATATGGGAAGAGAAAAGGAATCCATTGAACTATGGAAGGAGTTTCTAAATCTGAAAAAATCTTCTGAAGAACAACCCAAATGGAAGCAAATATTAAAAGAAAAGTTGCACGTTGATGTTGACAGAGACGGAGAAAAAGCCAAACGTTTGGAAGCTCAGGCTTGGAATGCGTTGGCGTATTTGCAGGAAAAAAATAATTTAATAGAAGATGCAAAGGCAACATTAGATACAGCTTTCGTATATTTGCCTAACGATAAAACAATTGCAGATAATCGTAGTAAGATTACCTCAAGGATTCATATTCAGGAATTTGCACCACTTTTTAATAACGCTGCTCAGTTATACCAACAGAAAAATTATACAGGAGCAATTACTGAATTTACAAACTTTTTGGAGAAGGTTCCCGCACATATTGAGGCACTTAGGCTAAGAGGAATTAGTTATTATTACACTCAACAGTACGAAAATGCCATCAAGGATTTTGCCCGAATGGAAGAATTAGGAACGCCGGTGAATGCTTTGATAAATAACTTCCGAGCATCTTGCTATTATATGTTGGGAAATAAAGCGAAAGCAAAGGAGTTTTTCCAAAAGGCTGCAAATGAAGGCAATGCAGATGCACAAAAGAACTTACAAAATTTGACTTTTTAA
- a CDS encoding Gfo/Idh/MocA family protein produces MKKVINVGLASFGMSGKLFHAPFIFNNQHFKLTAIVERHKSDSREKYSESKLYRSYDELLNDYEVDLIVVNTPVQTHFDYAKKALSLGKNVLVEKPFTVNASQAEELYQLSKINNCFLSVYQNRRCDGDFLKVKEIVASGVLGDLKEVEIRFDRFRTEISGKMHKETSEGSGTLHDLGAHLIDQALQLFGLPKMIFADLGFFREKTQTNDYFELILFYENELRVRLKSSTMAKEKQWEYILHGDKGSFLQQRFDAQENELAEGVEPTQEKWLPKIVNPNGILHTAEFREETTAQNGNYMNFYNDLYESIICGKPNPVPVEQVIDVMRIIDKSLESFKIGSKVYF; encoded by the coding sequence ATGAAAAAAGTAATTAATGTAGGGCTGGCTTCTTTTGGAATGAGCGGAAAATTATTTCACGCTCCTTTCATATTTAATAATCAACATTTTAAATTAACTGCTATCGTAGAGCGACATAAGAGTGACTCAAGGGAAAAATATTCTGAATCTAAGTTGTATCGTTCTTATGATGAGTTACTTAATGATTATGAAGTTGATTTGATTGTAGTTAATACGCCTGTACAAACACATTTTGATTATGCAAAAAAAGCGTTAAGCCTCGGTAAAAATGTTTTGGTAGAAAAGCCATTCACAGTGAACGCTTCGCAAGCGGAAGAACTTTATCAATTGTCGAAGATAAATAATTGTTTTTTAAGTGTTTATCAGAATAGAAGATGTGATGGAGATTTTCTGAAAGTCAAAGAAATTGTGGCGAGCGGAGTGCTGGGAGATTTGAAAGAAGTTGAGATACGTTTTGACCGTTTTCGCACGGAAATTAGCGGAAAAATGCATAAAGAAACATCGGAAGGATCAGGAACTTTGCACGATTTAGGAGCTCACTTAATCGACCAAGCCTTACAGTTGTTTGGGTTGCCAAAGATGATTTTCGCTGATTTGGGCTTCTTTCGGGAGAAAACGCAAACTAACGATTATTTTGAGCTGATTTTGTTCTATGAAAATGAACTTCGTGTGCGATTGAAGTCTTCAACGATGGCAAAGGAAAAACAATGGGAGTATATTCTGCACGGAGATAAAGGAAGTTTTTTACAGCAAAGATTTGATGCTCAGGAAAATGAACTTGCCGAAGGAGTTGAACCGACACAAGAAAAATGGCTTCCTAAAATAGTTAATCCTAACGGAATTTTGCATACAGCTGAATTTCGAGAAGAAACAACGGCTCAAAATGGAAATTATATGAATTTTTACAACGATTTGTACGAATCAATTATCTGCGGAAAACCAAATCCTGTGCCAGTTGAACAAGTGATAGATGTGATGAGAATTATTGATAAATCTTTGGAGAGTTTTAAAATTGGAAGTAAAGTTTATTTCTGA